In Halorussus limi, a genomic segment contains:
- a CDS encoding cytochrome P450, translating into MTTRTPPGPRGLPFVGNTHQWARDPCDFRERCAEEYGRVVNFEIIGWDAYMLTDLADVKRVLEDTDTFPKHDSSTDELREIVGDGLLTSEGDRWERQREAIRPAFFMSNIKNYADVMVSRTEDTVGRWRDGGTVDLRDEMMRTTLEILVESMFGEDIDLAARGIYDAVEAMQEPMKPQNQPVTFLAPDWAPVPFLRRANRARDHLDAQVYDIIDERRRADTDREDLLAMLLDADAEMGDDQIRDEMLTFLFAGHETSALTLTYVWDLLSRNPEAEARLREEVDAVVDERPTVEDVFEFEYAEAVVREAMRLYPPAHEIRREPAEEVTFGDYAVPEGSMLVLPTWVLHRDDRFWDDPEAFRPSRWLDGESRDRPEYAFFPFGGGPRRCIGQQFAMTEAQLVLATMADEWTIEREYGDLDLSAAVTLQPKGDVPVTTRRRERDDRAPRATPKAERR; encoded by the coding sequence ATGACGACACGAACTCCGCCGGGGCCGCGCGGCCTGCCGTTCGTCGGCAACACCCACCAGTGGGCGCGCGACCCCTGCGACTTCCGCGAGCGTTGCGCCGAGGAGTACGGCAGAGTGGTCAACTTCGAGATAATCGGCTGGGACGCCTACATGCTGACCGACCTCGCCGACGTCAAGCGCGTGCTGGAGGACACCGACACGTTCCCGAAGCACGACAGTAGCACGGACGAACTCCGCGAAATCGTCGGCGACGGTCTCCTCACCAGCGAGGGCGACCGCTGGGAGCGCCAGCGCGAGGCCATCCGACCCGCGTTCTTCATGAGCAACATCAAGAACTACGCCGACGTCATGGTCTCGCGGACCGAGGACACCGTCGGTCGGTGGCGCGACGGCGGCACGGTGGACCTCCGCGACGAGATGATGCGCACGACGCTCGAAATCCTCGTGGAATCGATGTTCGGAGAGGATATCGACTTGGCGGCCCGCGGCATCTACGACGCGGTCGAGGCGATGCAGGAACCAATGAAGCCCCAGAACCAGCCAGTCACCTTCCTCGCGCCCGACTGGGCGCCCGTGCCCTTCCTCCGGCGGGCGAACCGCGCTCGCGACCACCTCGACGCGCAGGTCTACGACATCATCGACGAGCGCCGCCGCGCCGACACCGACCGCGAGGACCTGCTGGCGATGCTGCTCGACGCGGACGCCGAGATGGGCGACGACCAGATACGCGACGAGATGCTGACCTTCCTGTTCGCGGGCCACGAGACCTCCGCGCTCACGCTGACCTACGTCTGGGACCTGCTGTCGCGCAACCCCGAGGCCGAGGCCCGACTCCGCGAGGAGGTCGACGCCGTCGTGGACGAGCGCCCGACCGTCGAGGACGTGTTCGAGTTCGAGTACGCCGAGGCGGTCGTGAGGGAGGCGATGCGCCTCTACCCGCCCGCCCACGAGATTCGGCGCGAACCCGCCGAGGAGGTGACGTTCGGCGACTACGCGGTCCCGGAGGGGTCGATGCTCGTCCTGCCGACGTGGGTCCTCCACCGCGACGACCGGTTCTGGGACGACCCCGAGGCGTTCCGGCCGTCGCGATGGCTCGACGGCGAGAGCCGAGACCGGCCGGAGTACGCGTTCTTCCCGTTCGGCGGCGGTCCCCGCCGGTGCATCGGCCAGCAGTTCGCCATGACCGAGGCCCAACTCGTGCTGGCGACGATGGCCGACGAGTGGACGATAGAGCGCGAGTACGGCGACCTCGACCTCTCGGCGGCGGTCACGCTTCAGCCGAAAGGCGACGTGCCGGTGACGACCCGCCGCCGCGAGCGCGACGACCGAGCGCCCCGAGCGACGCCGAAAGCGGAGCGACGCTGA
- a CDS encoding helix-turn-helix domain-containing protein, translating into MRYARVRVTPTEGTGDHPLGARLAEVEGVERERVHRIELLDDGTGLLLAEASGDRDRYERVLADSEFVHDYAVTGAEGDWYAYVHFEPNERVRETLAAFRDSELMVEMPIEALPDGAREITFVGDEDAFAAAMPTDTDHYEVELLETGERPPRADDLFARLTERQREVLDAAVGLGYYENPRQATHEDVADELGVSPGTAGEHLRKIESRVFAQFARER; encoded by the coding sequence GTGCGATACGCGCGAGTCCGAGTCACGCCGACCGAGGGAACGGGCGACCATCCGCTCGGCGCGCGCCTCGCCGAAGTCGAGGGGGTCGAGCGCGAACGAGTCCACCGCATCGAACTCCTCGACGACGGCACCGGCCTGTTGCTGGCCGAGGCGAGCGGCGACCGGGACCGGTACGAGCGAGTGCTCGCCGACAGCGAGTTCGTCCACGACTACGCCGTCACCGGGGCCGAGGGCGACTGGTACGCCTACGTCCACTTCGAACCGAACGAGCGCGTCAGGGAGACGCTGGCCGCGTTCCGGGACTCGGAACTGATGGTCGAGATGCCGATCGAGGCCCTGCCCGACGGCGCGCGCGAGATTACCTTCGTCGGCGACGAGGACGCCTTCGCGGCCGCGATGCCGACCGACACCGACCACTACGAGGTCGAACTGCTGGAGACCGGCGAGCGTCCGCCGCGGGCCGACGACCTCTTCGCCCGCCTCACCGAGCGCCAGCGGGAAGTGCTGGACGCCGCGGTCGGACTGGGCTACTACGAGAACCCCCGGCAGGCGACCCACGAGGACGTGGCCGACGAACTCGGCGTCTCGCCGGGCACCGCGGGCGAGCACCTCCGGAAGATAGAGTCGCGAGTGTTCGCGCAGTTCGCCCGCGAGCGGTGA
- a CDS encoding replication factor C small subunit, which yields MAESDEAVEPDEAAEAGRDEIWIEKYRPERLDEVAGHEDITERLSRYVERDDLPNLLFSGPAGVGKTTSAVAIAKELYGDDWESNFLELNASDQRGIDVVRDRIKNFARSSFGGYNYRIIFLDEADSLTSDAQSALRRTMEQFSSNTRFILSCNYSSKIIDPIQSRCATFRFGPISDEGVTEQILKVAEQEGIETTEDGVEALVYAADGDMRKAINALQAAAVMGEVVDEEAVFTITSTARPEEIEEMVTHAIEGDFSKSRSILDDLLTNKGMAGGDIIDQLHRSVWEFDLSDEATVRLMDRVGEVDYRITEGANERVQLEALLASLSLEQN from the coding sequence GTGGCCGAATCGGACGAGGCCGTCGAACCGGACGAGGCGGCCGAGGCCGGGCGCGACGAGATATGGATCGAGAAGTACCGGCCCGAGCGACTGGACGAGGTGGCGGGCCACGAGGACATCACCGAGCGCCTGAGCCGATACGTCGAGCGCGACGACCTGCCGAACCTGCTGTTCTCGGGACCGGCGGGCGTCGGCAAGACGACTTCGGCGGTCGCCATCGCCAAGGAACTCTACGGCGACGACTGGGAGAGCAACTTCCTCGAACTCAACGCCTCCGACCAGCGCGGCATCGACGTGGTCCGGGACCGCATCAAGAACTTCGCGCGGTCGTCGTTCGGCGGGTACAACTACCGCATCATCTTCCTCGACGAGGCCGACTCGCTGACCAGCGACGCCCAGTCGGCGCTCCGCCGGACGATGGAGCAGTTCTCGTCGAACACCCGGTTCATCCTCTCGTGTAACTACTCCAGTAAGATTATCGACCCCATCCAGTCGCGGTGCGCGACGTTCCGGTTCGGCCCTATCTCTGACGAGGGCGTCACCGAGCAGATTCTGAAGGTCGCCGAGCAGGAGGGCATCGAGACCACCGAGGACGGCGTCGAAGCGCTGGTCTACGCCGCCGACGGCGACATGCGCAAGGCCATCAACGCGCTACAGGCCGCGGCCGTGATGGGCGAGGTCGTCGACGAGGAGGCCGTGTTCACTATCACCAGCACGGCCCGCCCCGAGGAGATAGAGGAGATGGTCACTCACGCCATCGAGGGCGACTTCAGCAAGTCGCGCTCGATTCTCGACGACCTCCTGACGAACAAGGGGATGGCGGGCGGCGACATCATCGACCAACTCCACCGGTCGGTCTGGGAGTTCGACCTGAGCGACGAGGCCACGGTCCGACTGATGGACCGCGTGGGCGAGGTCGATTACCGCATCACCGAGGGCGCGAACGAGCGCGTCCAGTTGGAGGCGCTGCTGGCGTCGCTGTCGCTCGAACAGAATTAG
- a CDS encoding GNAT family N-acetyltransferase yields MSGDRGADGPDRVAVREATADDRLGVRRVLDAAMLDVRDDLEARIDAGDVLVANERDRENGPIIGALVLVPHGDGGPDATDEAAPTVTGDAAHIDAVAVRRARRGQGVGAALVRAAAERRAPLTAAFDPGVRPFYDSLGFEISRSESDADRLRGRYDADGA; encoded by the coding sequence ATGAGCGGGGACCGGGGCGCGGACGGCCCGGACCGCGTCGCGGTCCGCGAGGCCACCGCGGACGACCGACTCGGCGTCCGGCGCGTCCTCGACGCCGCGATGCTCGACGTGCGCGACGACCTCGAAGCGCGAATCGACGCCGGAGACGTGCTGGTCGCTAACGAGCGAGACCGCGAGAACGGGCCGATTATCGGCGCGCTCGTGCTGGTTCCGCACGGCGACGGTGGGCCGGACGCGACCGACGAGGCCGCGCCCACCGTGACCGGCGACGCCGCGCACATCGACGCCGTGGCGGTCCGGCGCGCCCGCCGCGGGCAGGGCGTCGGGGCCGCGCTGGTCCGCGCCGCGGCCGAGCGCCGCGCGCCACTCACCGCCGCGTTCGACCCCGGCGTCCGGCCGTTCTACGACTCGCTGGGCTTCGAGATTTCGCGGAGCGAGAGCGACGCCGACCGACTCCGCGGGCGCTACGACGCCGACGGGGCGTGA
- a CDS encoding NADPH-dependent FMN reductase — protein sequence MTRTPVVVALSGSMRDGSYTRIALTHALDAAAERGADTELLDVREYDLPVFDPDEDEPPAATELKRKIREADSVIWGSPVYHGSYSAAFRNVHDYCGFDEYEDTTVGLLASAGGGSFASTLDHMRITARGVHAWVLPHQVGVRSARNKITDGEITDEDIAERVRKLGEQAVEYAFIHPDVTAPDAGVDEVESADGDQTEADADD from the coding sequence ATGACTCGAACCCCCGTCGTCGTGGCGCTCTCCGGGAGTATGCGCGACGGAAGCTACACCCGCATCGCCCTGACCCACGCCCTCGACGCGGCGGCCGAGCGCGGTGCCGACACCGAACTGCTGGACGTGCGCGAGTACGACCTCCCTGTCTTCGACCCCGACGAGGACGAACCGCCCGCCGCGACCGAGTTGAAGCGCAAGATTCGGGAGGCCGACTCGGTAATCTGGGGGAGTCCGGTCTACCATGGGTCGTACTCGGCGGCGTTCCGGAACGTCCACGACTACTGCGGATTCGACGAGTACGAGGACACCACGGTCGGCCTGCTGGCGTCCGCCGGCGGCGGGTCGTTCGCCAGCACGCTCGACCACATGCGAATCACCGCCCGCGGGGTCCACGCGTGGGTCCTGCCCCATCAGGTCGGCGTCCGGAGCGCCCGGAACAAGATAACCGACGGCGAAATCACCGACGAGGACATCGCGGAGCGCGTCCGGAAACTCGGCGAACAGGCCGTCGAGTACGCCTTCATCCACCCCGACGTGACCGCGCCCGACGCCGGAGTGGACGAGGTCGAGAGCGCCGACGGCGACCAGACCGAGGCCGACGCGGACGACTGA
- a CDS encoding phosphoglucomutase/phosphomannomutase family protein: METPISFGTDGWRATLDEFTAPRVRMVGQAVADYLREVEDRDGGTVAVGYDARETSRGFAEELCRVLAANGFDALIPPRDCPTPLAVWTIADRELAGALVVSASHNPPNYNGVKFFPHDAAPALPDVTDEIMARIAEPRALPDDEQGSVREEDLLEPYAEHVFDVVGVGPDEDGNLDDLEVVYDAMHGSGRGFTDELLERAGATVHRRRCERDPEFGGTNPEPSAENLQGLVEEVRERDADLGIANDGDSDRIAVVTPDRGFLDENLFFAATYDYLLESDSGPAVRTVSTTFLVDRVAEAHGEEIVETAVGYKWVAEAMGEHDALIGGEESGGFSIRGHVREKDGVLMALLAGAVESDRSYDDRVDGLLDEFGEIHQSKVSVDCPDDRKQDVLAALETELPEEVGGERVEEVNDTDGFKILLEDGSWLLVRPSGTEPKMRIYAEAASEDRVSELLDAGRELVEPLV, encoded by the coding sequence ATGGAGACGCCGATTTCGTTCGGAACCGACGGCTGGCGAGCGACGCTCGACGAGTTCACCGCACCGCGCGTCCGGATGGTCGGGCAGGCGGTCGCCGACTACCTCCGGGAGGTCGAGGACCGCGACGGCGGCACGGTCGCGGTCGGCTACGACGCCCGCGAGACCTCGCGCGGGTTCGCCGAGGAACTGTGCCGCGTGCTGGCGGCCAACGGGTTCGACGCGCTGATTCCGCCGCGGGACTGCCCGACGCCGCTGGCGGTCTGGACCATCGCGGACCGCGAGTTGGCGGGCGCGCTGGTGGTGTCGGCCTCCCACAACCCGCCGAACTACAACGGCGTGAAGTTCTTCCCCCACGACGCCGCGCCCGCCCTGCCGGACGTGACCGACGAAATCATGGCCCGCATCGCCGAACCCCGCGCGCTCCCCGACGACGAACAGGGGAGCGTCCGCGAGGAGGACCTGCTGGAACCCTACGCCGAACACGTGTTCGACGTGGTGGGCGTCGGTCCCGACGAGGACGGAAATCTGGACGACCTCGAAGTCGTCTACGACGCGATGCACGGGTCGGGCCGCGGGTTCACCGACGAACTGCTCGAACGCGCCGGGGCGACCGTCCACCGGCGGCGCTGCGAGCGGGACCCCGAGTTCGGCGGCACGAATCCCGAACCCAGCGCCGAGAACCTGCAGGGGTTGGTCGAGGAGGTCCGCGAACGCGACGCCGACCTCGGCATCGCCAACGACGGCGACTCGGACCGCATCGCCGTCGTGACGCCCGACCGGGGCTTCCTCGACGAGAACCTCTTCTTCGCGGCGACGTACGACTACCTGCTCGAAAGCGACTCGGGACCGGCGGTCCGGACCGTCTCGACCACCTTCCTCGTGGACCGGGTCGCGGAGGCCCACGGCGAGGAGATAGTCGAGACCGCAGTCGGCTACAAGTGGGTCGCCGAGGCGATGGGCGAACACGACGCGCTCATCGGCGGCGAGGAGTCGGGCGGGTTCTCGATTCGAGGCCACGTCCGCGAGAAGGACGGCGTGCTGATGGCGCTGCTCGCCGGTGCGGTCGAGAGCGACCGCTCCTACGACGACCGGGTGGACGGCCTGCTCGACGAGTTCGGCGAGATTCACCAGAGCAAGGTCAGCGTGGACTGTCCCGACGACCGAAAACAGGACGTGCTGGCCGCCCTCGAAACCGAACTCCCCGAGGAGGTCGGCGGCGAGCGCGTCGAAGAGGTCAACGACACCGACGGGTTCAAGATTCTGCTCGAAGACGGGTCGTGGCTGCTGGTGCGGCCGAGCGGGACCGAACCCAAGATGCGAATCTACGCCGAGGCCGCGAGCGAGGACAGGGTGTCGGAACTGCTGGACGCCGGGCGCGAGTTGGTCGAGCCGTTGGTCTAA
- a CDS encoding peroxiredoxin family protein, with protein MLRLIKGGSGPREEVEAGLVHEFDRERRDLGVSELDFELPNAGAGPDPLRLSDLAADPDTVGRRRTASKTPPDDNAAVVLLFHRDYRCRNCRQQVQEVADRYGEFRERDAAVVSVLPESREKAEKWQKKTHSPFPVVADADKSVAEQYGQPTRLGKLGGLHDLVGRLPETAILDGRGGDLRLFAVHRGDKPADRPSVDDVLAMVDRMLADGE; from the coding sequence GTGCTTCGACTCATCAAGGGCGGGAGCGGCCCCAGAGAAGAAGTCGAGGCCGGACTCGTCCACGAATTCGACCGCGAGCGCCGGGACCTCGGGGTCTCGGAACTCGACTTCGAGTTGCCCAACGCCGGCGCGGGGCCCGACCCGCTCCGTCTGTCCGACCTCGCGGCCGACCCCGACACCGTCGGGCGACGCCGGACGGCCAGCAAGACGCCGCCGGACGACAACGCCGCCGTCGTCCTGCTGTTCCACCGCGATTACCGCTGTCGGAACTGCCGCCAGCAGGTTCAGGAGGTGGCCGACCGGTACGGCGAGTTCCGCGAGCGCGACGCCGCGGTCGTCTCGGTCCTGCCCGAGTCGCGGGAGAAGGCCGAGAAGTGGCAGAAAAAGACCCACTCGCCGTTTCCGGTGGTCGCCGACGCCGACAAGTCGGTCGCCGAGCAGTACGGCCAGCCGACGCGACTGGGCAAACTCGGCGGTCTCCACGACCTCGTGGGTCGGCTTCCCGAGACCGCGATTCTGGACGGCCGCGGCGGCGACCTGCGACTGTTCGCCGTCCACCGCGGCGACAAGCCCGCCGACAGGCCGTCGGTGGACGACGTGCTGGCGATGGTCGACCGCATGCTCGCAGACGGGGAATGA
- a CDS encoding NAD(P)-dependent oxidoreductase: protein MDVLLLGASGRIGRRTADELLERGHAVTGVSRSGTVEEVDHPAFAAVAGDATDADDVAKLAAGHDAVVSTLGPSGEEDPAVLTEMMEAVIDGLRRASVDRLVWTGGAGGLEVAPDTKLVETDDFPEEWESLARAAIDAYDVLREADDLDWSYVAPAAVIEPGERTGEYRTAEGELVADEDGDSYISMEDFAIALADELEEENAVHTYLGTGY from the coding sequence ATGGACGTACTTCTACTCGGCGCGAGCGGACGCATCGGTCGACGAACCGCAGACGAACTGCTGGAGCGCGGCCACGCCGTCACCGGCGTCTCCCGGAGCGGCACCGTCGAGGAGGTCGACCACCCCGCCTTCGCCGCCGTCGCTGGCGACGCAACCGACGCCGACGACGTGGCCAAGCTCGCAGCGGGCCACGACGCGGTCGTCTCGACGCTCGGCCCGTCGGGCGAGGAGGACCCCGCGGTCCTCACGGAGATGATGGAGGCGGTCATCGACGGACTGCGGCGCGCCTCGGTCGACCGACTCGTCTGGACCGGCGGCGCTGGCGGCCTCGAAGTGGCCCCGGACACGAAACTGGTCGAGACCGACGACTTCCCCGAGGAGTGGGAGTCGCTCGCGCGGGCCGCCATCGACGCCTACGATGTCCTCCGGGAGGCCGACGACCTCGACTGGTCGTACGTCGCGCCCGCCGCCGTCATCGAACCCGGCGAGCGGACCGGCGAGTACCGCACCGCCGAGGGCGAACTCGTCGCCGACGAGGACGGCGACAGCTACATTTCGATGGAGGACTTCGCCATCGCGCTCGCCGACGAACTGGAGGAGGAGAACGCGGTCCACACCTACCTCGGGACCGGCTACTGA
- a CDS encoding bactofilin family protein yields MDKRYAFLLAVLVVLAAVPAPVAADETRSGGTVVVEEGETVAEDLTAFGGTVVVRGTVDGDVTAFAGNVFVEGRVNGDLDAFAGNVRVNGTVTGDANVAGGNFLLAEGGRIGGQLEAATGNAVVEGEIGGTARVGAGTIRLGPSAAVGGDFVYDGDLDRAPGARIDGEVRREPDLDLGVGFTGPLFPNWVGAVYGFVANFVLGAIALLVFPRFSAGVADRAAADPLRSAGVGLLLFVGVPVLLVLLFISLVGIPLGLLGILLYGFALWLGYVYGAFALGGWLVGLADGDSRWVALAVGLAVVSLVGFVPILGGLLQFVVLLLGLGALAAGVWGGLRKRRSRRADEYDRETAV; encoded by the coding sequence ATGGACAAGCGATACGCGTTCCTCCTCGCGGTGCTGGTCGTCCTCGCCGCGGTGCCCGCGCCGGTCGCGGCCGACGAGACCCGGAGCGGCGGCACCGTCGTCGTCGAGGAGGGCGAGACGGTCGCCGAGGACCTGACCGCGTTCGGCGGGACGGTCGTCGTTCGGGGCACGGTCGACGGCGACGTGACCGCGTTCGCGGGCAACGTGTTCGTGGAGGGGCGGGTGAACGGCGACCTCGACGCCTTCGCGGGGAACGTCCGGGTCAACGGCACCGTGACCGGCGACGCCAACGTCGCGGGCGGCAACTTCCTCCTCGCCGAGGGCGGTCGAATCGGCGGTCAGTTGGAGGCCGCCACCGGCAACGCCGTGGTCGAGGGCGAAATCGGCGGGACCGCGCGGGTCGGTGCGGGAACCATCAGACTCGGCCCGAGCGCGGCCGTGGGCGGCGACTTCGTCTACGACGGCGACCTCGACCGGGCGCCGGGCGCCCGAATCGACGGCGAGGTCCGCCGAGAACCCGACCTCGACCTCGGGGTCGGGTTCACCGGGCCGCTGTTCCCGAACTGGGTCGGCGCGGTGTACGGGTTCGTCGCGAACTTCGTCCTCGGCGCGATTGCGCTGTTGGTCTTCCCGCGGTTCTCCGCGGGCGTCGCCGACCGGGCCGCCGCGGACCCGCTCCGGTCGGCCGGAGTCGGTCTCCTGCTGTTCGTCGGGGTTCCGGTACTGCTTGTCCTGCTATTCATCTCGCTCGTCGGGATTCCGCTCGGTCTCCTCGGAATACTGCTCTACGGCTTCGCGCTGTGGCTGGGATACGTCTACGGCGCGTTCGCGCTCGGCGGATGGCTGGTCGGACTCGCCGACGGCGACAGCAGGTGGGTCGCGCTCGCGGTCGGTCTCGCGGTGGTCTCGCTGGTCGGCTTCGTCCCGATTCTCGGCGGCCTGCTCCAGTTCGTCGTCCTCTTGCTCGGCCTCGGCGCGTTGGCCGCGGGCGTCTGGGGCGGCCTGCGGAAGCGGCGCAGTCGCCGGGCGGACGAGTACGACCGCGAGACGGCGGTGTAG
- a CDS encoding ABC transporter ATP-binding protein — protein MTATPSIRTESLTKRYGDAVAVRDLTLEVERGEVFGFLGPNGAGKTTTMQMLTTLTRPTAGEAWVAGEPVTDRDAVVEQLGYLPEEPPVYDELTGREQLEYVAGLRDLPDAEADRTIRDLLARFDLAADADDRISTYSKGMKQKTALIQALVHDPAVLFLDEPTSGLDPRAARTVRNLIAELREEGMTVFLSTHILPVVEELADRVGVLHDGRLVAEGSPESLTHRAESGEESTLEEVFLEVTSERPEETVAEGSSEYAR, from the coding sequence ATGACCGCGACGCCATCCATCCGGACCGAGTCGCTGACGAAGCGGTACGGCGACGCGGTCGCGGTCCGTGACCTCACCCTCGAAGTCGAGCGGGGCGAGGTGTTCGGCTTTCTCGGGCCGAACGGCGCGGGCAAGACCACGACGATGCAAATGCTGACGACGCTGACCCGGCCCACCGCCGGCGAGGCGTGGGTCGCGGGCGAACCGGTCACCGACCGGGACGCGGTGGTCGAACAGTTGGGCTACCTGCCCGAGGAACCGCCCGTCTACGACGAACTCACCGGGCGCGAGCAGTTGGAGTACGTCGCGGGCCTCCGGGACCTGCCCGACGCCGAGGCCGACCGAACGATTCGGGACCTGCTGGCGCGCTTCGACCTCGCGGCGGACGCCGACGACCGCATCTCGACCTACTCGAAGGGGATGAAACAGAAGACCGCGCTGATTCAGGCCCTCGTCCACGACCCCGCGGTGCTGTTTCTGGACGAACCCACCTCGGGGCTGGACCCCCGCGCGGCCCGGACCGTCCGGAACCTGATTGCGGAGTTGCGCGAGGAGGGGATGACCGTCTTCCTCTCGACGCACATCCTGCCCGTCGTCGAGGAACTCGCCGACCGCGTTGGCGTCCTCCACGACGGCCGCCTCGTCGCCGAGGGGTCGCCCGAGTCGCTGACCCACCGGGCCGAGTCGGGCGAGGAGTCCACGCTCGAAGAGGTGTTCCTCGAAGTGACCAGCGAACGCCCCGAGGAGACGGTCGCCGAGGGGTCCTCCGAGTACGCGCGATGA